One Campylobacter concisus DNA window includes the following coding sequences:
- a CDS encoding FixH family protein, which translates to MAKKSFWPYGIVLSMVAIILACAATIVVAINNPVEMDSAYMQSHQSVDENITFIKESEARFDEKFGLKFEPDVKGLQGKFKFLLTPKNSEISSLSYEILLTRPQTNKDNKTLSASWQENELVSESVGLKEGRWQLLLRLSDKQDTRYYKFNFNATK; encoded by the coding sequence ATGGCTAAAAAGAGCTTTTGGCCTTATGGCATCGTGCTTAGCATGGTTGCTATCATTTTAGCTTGCGCCGCAACCATCGTTGTTGCGATCAACAACCCAGTCGAGATGGATAGCGCTTATATGCAAAGTCATCAAAGCGTCGATGAAAACATCACATTTATAAAAGAGAGCGAGGCTAGGTTTGATGAGAAATTTGGCCTTAAATTTGAGCCAGATGTTAAAGGCTTGCAGGGCAAATTTAAATTTCTTCTAACGCCAAAAAATAGCGAAATTTCAAGCCTTAGCTATGAAATTTTACTAACCCGCCCACAAACAAACAAAGATAACAAAACATTAAGTGCCTCATGGCAAGAAAATGAGCTTGTAAGCGAGAGTGTTGGTCTAAAAGAGGGCAGGTGGCAGCTACTTTTAAGGCTAAGCGACAAGCAAGATACGAGATATTATAAATTTAATTTTAACGCTACAAAGTAA
- a CDS encoding DUF4006 family protein, whose protein sequence is MENNNRNVFALNGISGFLIAVVLLLSILAVLTYVGIGLQKEVATKPYSLKDAASIEMKSVDNAKHVIVKE, encoded by the coding sequence ATGGAAAATAACAATAGAAATGTCTTTGCCTTAAACGGCATTAGCGGATTTTTAATAGCGGTGGTGCTTTTGCTCTCTATCCTAGCGGTGCTTACATACGTTGGCATCGGCTTGCAAAAAGAGGTCGCAACCAAACCTTACTCACTAAAAGATGCAGCTAGCATCGAGATGAAGAGCGTAGATAACGCTAAACACGTCATTGTAAAGGAGTAG
- the nhaA gene encoding Na+/H+ antiporter NhaA codes for MGGIKEFLKHEASGGILLMVATIAALLCQNTFLSDFYNEFLKTKFTVSFGEYGLSKPLILWVNDGLMAVFFFLIGLELKREVLEGELKNPSQIALPAIGAAGGLIVPAVIFYLFTKHDSFALGGWAIPTATDIAFALGVLSLLGPRVPTSLKIFLMTLAIVDDLCAIVIIALFYTSELNAQMLAVASVCLAALFALNRLGVKSKAAYLIVGAVMWVAVLKSGVHATLAGVVAAFFIPLSFKDEPGKSMLKSIEHDLHGWVAFGVLPIFAFVNAGISLRGVGLDEILSPVALGTALGLFIGKQVGVFSFSFLAIKFKLSKLPEGSNFIQLYGIAVLCGVGFTMSLFVNGLAYNDTDAFAYTDKLAILLGSVVSGAAGFILLKFSAKN; via the coding sequence ATGGGCGGAATAAAAGAGTTTTTAAAACACGAAGCCAGCGGCGGGATTTTGCTGATGGTCGCTACGATCGCGGCGCTACTGTGTCAAAACACGTTTTTGAGCGATTTTTACAACGAATTTTTAAAGACCAAATTTACCGTAAGCTTCGGCGAATACGGACTAAGCAAACCCCTGATCTTGTGGGTGAACGACGGGTTGATGGCGGTATTTTTCTTTCTCATCGGACTCGAGCTAAAGCGCGAGGTGCTGGAGGGCGAGCTAAAAAATCCGTCGCAAATCGCGCTGCCAGCGATCGGCGCGGCAGGCGGCCTGATAGTGCCTGCGGTTATCTTCTATCTTTTTACGAAACACGACTCCTTCGCGCTTGGCGGCTGGGCGATACCGACGGCGACGGATATCGCGTTTGCTCTGGGGGTTTTGAGCCTACTCGGGCCTCGCGTACCGACTAGTTTAAAAATTTTCCTCATGACGCTAGCGATCGTCGACGACCTTTGTGCGATCGTGATTATCGCGCTATTTTACACGAGCGAGCTTAACGCCCAAATGCTTGCGGTCGCGAGCGTTTGTCTAGCCGCGCTTTTCGCACTAAACAGACTCGGCGTAAAGAGCAAGGCGGCCTATCTAATCGTAGGCGCGGTGATGTGGGTAGCAGTGCTAAAATCAGGCGTTCACGCCACGCTTGCGGGCGTCGTGGCGGCCTTTTTCATACCGCTTAGCTTTAAAGACGAGCCTGGCAAATCTATGCTAAAAAGTATCGAGCACGACCTGCACGGCTGGGTGGCGTTTGGCGTGCTGCCGATATTTGCCTTCGTAAACGCAGGCATCTCGTTGCGAGGCGTCGGACTGGACGAGATTTTGTCTCCGGTCGCGCTAGGCACGGCGCTGGGGCTTTTCATCGGCAAGCAAGTCGGGGTATTTTCTTTTAGCTTTTTAGCGATCAAATTTAAGCTATCCAAGCTGCCAGAAGGGTCAAATTTCATCCAGCTTTACGGCATCGCCGTGCTTTGCGGCGTAGGATTTACGATGAGCCTTTTCGTTAACGGCCTAGCCTACAACGACACGGACGCCTTTGCCTACACCGACAAGCTTGCTATCTTGCTAGGTTCGGTAGTTTCAGGCGCCGCGGGGTTTATATTGCTTAAATTTAGCGCCAAAAACTAA
- a CDS encoding cbb3-type cytochrome c oxidase N-terminal domain-containing protein, whose amino-acid sequence MQWLNLEDNVNLLALIGAALIIVLTIVVAGRYVGQMKVKKDESVELSEHNWDGIGEYKNPVPLGWAVVFLLALVWAIWYYLLGYPLNSYSQIGEYNKEVKEANAKFEKEYANPSKETLHAMGESIYLVQCSACHGITGDGIGGKAANLQIWGSEKGIVETILNGSKGLDYPMGEMPAGLADADGAKAIAAYVAKEISAIKSTKNENLVATGKELYAACAACHGEDGKGMDGMSVDLSKYGSASFVADVLNRGKKGAIGTMPKFNDGRLNEIQQSAVGEYVISLSKGE is encoded by the coding sequence ATGCAATGGCTAAATTTAGAAGATAATGTAAATTTACTAGCTCTTATAGGAGCGGCTCTAATCATCGTGCTTACCATCGTTGTAGCTGGTAGGTACGTGGGGCAGATGAAGGTTAAAAAAGATGAGAGCGTTGAGCTTAGCGAGCACAACTGGGACGGCATAGGAGAATACAAAAACCCTGTCCCACTTGGCTGGGCGGTCGTCTTTTTACTAGCGCTAGTTTGGGCGATCTGGTACTATTTGCTGGGCTACCCACTAAATTCTTACTCACAAATCGGCGAGTATAACAAAGAGGTTAAAGAGGCAAACGCCAAATTTGAAAAAGAGTATGCAAACCCAAGCAAAGAGACGCTTCACGCTATGGGCGAGAGCATATATCTTGTGCAGTGCTCGGCATGTCACGGCATCACAGGCGATGGCATAGGCGGCAAGGCTGCAAATTTACAAATTTGGGGCAGCGAAAAAGGTATAGTCGAGACTATACTAAATGGCTCAAAAGGGCTTGATTACCCTATGGGTGAGATGCCAGCAGGCTTAGCTGACGCTGATGGCGCTAAGGCGATCGCAGCATACGTGGCTAAAGAGATAAGCGCGATAAAAAGCACTAAAAATGAAAATTTAGTAGCCACTGGCAAAGAGCTTTACGCTGCATGTGCGGCGTGTCACGGCGAAGATGGCAAGGGCATGGATGGTATGTCGGTTGATCTTAGCAAATATGGCTCGGCTAGCTTTGTGGCTGATGTGCTAAATCGTGGCAAAAAAGGAGCGATCGGCACTATGCCTAAATTTAATGATGGCAGGCTAAACGAGATCCAGCAAAGCGCAGTTGGCGAGTACGTCATATCGCTATCAAAGGGCGAATAA